A region of Nostoc sp. 'Peltigera membranacea cyanobiont' N6 DNA encodes the following proteins:
- a CDS encoding tetratricopeptide repeat protein, translated as MLKNKNLLVAAIICLCLSNENAAFGKDVGIVLSKIPDSNRAALPGNKNAVANFEQGTNLYKQGDFKGAEAAFRKAIELEPNFVQAYIALANTLDDQGKPQEAIAQYNKAISLDPQESGAYFNLGLTLARQNQLEAAIAQYKKALSLEPNYADAHYNLGNALYAQGKLTEAVTEYTAAIRLKPNYAPTYTRLGNTLYDRGELEQAITQYKKSISFDSKYAEAHYYLGNALYAQGKPAEAIAEYTAAIRLNPKNPAGYNALGNTLYAQGKLEEAIAQYKKALSLAPNYADAHYNLASAFYAQGKLTEAIADYTEAIRLDPKHAQAYTGLGNAMDDRGKPQEAIAHYKKAISLVPNDAFTYYNLGITLGREQQLEEAIVNLKKARELFQAEDNKEMVEQVNQLIKKINIRTN; from the coding sequence ATGCTGAAAAACAAGAATCTACTGGTAGCGGCTATTATCTGCTTGTGTTTGAGTAATGAGAATGCTGCCTTTGGTAAAGATGTTGGCATTGTTTTATCAAAAATTCCAGACTCAAATCGAGCAGCACTTCCTGGAAACAAAAACGCAGTTGCTAACTTTGAGCAAGGAACCAATCTCTACAAACAAGGAGATTTCAAAGGAGCAGAAGCGGCTTTTCGGAAAGCAATTGAACTAGAACCCAACTTTGTGCAAGCTTATATTGCTTTGGCAAATACTCTCGACGATCAAGGCAAACCGCAAGAAGCGATCGCACAATACAATAAAGCCATCAGCCTCGATCCTCAAGAGTCTGGAGCATACTTTAATTTAGGTTTGACTTTAGCAAGACAGAATCAGTTAGAAGCTGCGATCGCCCAATATAAAAAAGCTCTCAGCCTCGAACCAAACTATGCAGATGCTCACTATAACTTAGGAAATGCCCTCTACGCTCAAGGCAAGTTAACCGAAGCAGTCACCGAATATACAGCAGCTATTCGCCTCAAACCCAATTATGCCCCAACTTACACGCGTCTGGGAAATACTCTGTACGATCGAGGTGAGTTAGAACAAGCAATTACTCAGTATAAAAAATCCATTAGCTTTGATTCCAAGTATGCAGAAGCTCACTATTACTTAGGGAACGCCTTATATGCTCAAGGAAAACCAGCAGAAGCGATCGCCGAATATACAGCAGCCATTCGCCTCAATCCAAAAAATCCCGCAGGTTATAATGCCTTGGGAAATACCCTCTATGCTCAAGGCAAACTAGAAGAAGCGATCGCCCAATATAAGAAAGCCCTCAGCCTCGCTCCCAACTATGCAGATGCTCACTATAATTTAGCAAGCGCTTTTTACGCTCAAGGCAAGCTCACAGAAGCGATCGCAGATTATACCGAAGCGATTCGTCTCGATCCAAAACACGCACAAGCTTACACAGGTTTGGGAAATGCGATGGACGATCGAGGTAAACCCCAAGAAGCGATCGCACATTACAAAAAAGCCATTAGCCTTGTACCCAACGATGCCTTCACTTACTATAATTTGGGAATCACTTTAGGAAGAGAACAACAGCTAGAAGAAGCGATCGTTAATCTCAAAAAAGCCAGAGAGTTATTCCAAGCTGAAGACAACAAGGAAATGGTTGAGCAAGTTAATCAGCTAATCAAAAAAATTAATATCCGAACGAATTGA
- the cobA gene encoding uroporphyrinogen-III C-methyltransferase: MTKIKERGKVYLVGAGPGDVAYLTVKAYNLLAAAQVLVYDALVDAQLLQCVPPNCLKLDVGKRGGKPSTTQGEINQLLVKHCQEKKQVVRLKSGDPLIFGRCTSEIEALKASGCDFELVPGISSALAAPLLAGIPLTDPVLSRCFAVLTAHEPEVLDWEALSRLETLVILMGGQHLSEIVHQLVRNGRSHLTPIAIVRWAGTPRQQIWMAQLGNILEQTTGLSLSPAVIVVGEVVGLNKYLQPEKIGCQDSTTPQTPMLSNLSASTQPLTGKTILVTRSVGQSSTFSDRLIALGASVIEMPTLEIGPPSSWVALDNAIAHLSDFDWLILTSTNAIDYFFERLIAQGKDTRVLAGVKIAVVGEKTAHSLKQYSLQADFIPPNFVADSLVENFPEELDGKKVLFPRVESGGREVLVKELTLKGAKVIEVAAYQSCCPSGVPPAAELALQNCKVNIITFASSKTVQFFCQLTDKIFSNNSDASQFLEGVCIASIGPQTSKTCHALFGRVDVEAQEYTLDGLTQALITWATNS; encoded by the coding sequence ATGACAAAGATTAAAGAAAGGGGGAAAGTCTACCTTGTAGGTGCTGGGCCTGGAGATGTGGCATACCTAACAGTAAAAGCTTACAATCTCTTAGCTGCTGCTCAAGTTTTAGTCTACGATGCTTTGGTAGATGCTCAATTATTGCAGTGTGTACCACCTAATTGCTTAAAGTTAGATGTTGGGAAACGCGGTGGTAAACCTAGCACAACTCAAGGTGAGATTAATCAGTTACTAGTAAAGCATTGCCAGGAAAAAAAACAAGTTGTACGGCTTAAATCAGGCGATCCGTTGATTTTTGGGCGTTGTACTTCCGAAATTGAAGCGTTGAAAGCATCCGGTTGTGATTTTGAACTAGTACCAGGAATTTCTTCAGCCCTTGCAGCACCCTTATTAGCAGGAATTCCCCTCACAGATCCGGTATTGAGTCGTTGTTTTGCAGTGCTTACAGCCCATGAACCAGAGGTTTTAGACTGGGAGGCACTCTCACGCTTAGAGACACTGGTAATTTTGATGGGAGGGCAACATCTGTCAGAAATTGTACATCAACTGGTGCGAAACGGGCGATCGCACTTAACACCCATTGCGATCGTTCGTTGGGCAGGAACTCCTCGTCAACAAATTTGGATGGCGCAATTGGGCAATATTTTGGAACAAACCACCGGATTATCACTTTCCCCGGCGGTAATTGTTGTTGGCGAAGTTGTTGGGCTAAATAAGTACTTACAACCTGAGAAAATAGGTTGTCAGGATTCGACTACACCCCAAACTCCAATGTTAAGCAACCTCTCCGCCTCTACCCAACCCCTCACTGGCAAAACAATCTTGGTGACACGTTCAGTTGGACAGTCAAGTACATTTAGCGATCGCCTCATCGCATTAGGTGCATCAGTCATCGAAATGCCTACATTAGAAATCGGCCCGCCCTCCAGTTGGGTAGCTTTGGATAATGCGATCGCTCATTTATCTGATTTCGACTGGTTAATTCTCACTTCTACCAATGCCATAGATTACTTTTTTGAAAGGTTAATCGCCCAAGGTAAAGATACTCGTGTCTTAGCAGGTGTCAAAATTGCTGTAGTTGGCGAGAAAACAGCCCATAGTCTCAAACAATACTCTCTCCAAGCAGATTTTATTCCTCCCAACTTTGTTGCTGATTCTTTAGTAGAAAATTTCCCAGAGGAACTGGATGGTAAAAAGGTTTTATTTCCCAGAGTCGAAAGCGGCGGAAGAGAAGTTTTGGTTAAGGAATTAACTCTCAAGGGAGCAAAAGTAATTGAAGTTGCTGCATATCAATCTTGTTGTCCTAGTGGTGTTCCACCTGCCGCAGAATTAGCTCTCCAAAACTGTAAGGTAAATATAATTACCTTTGCAAGTTCTAAAACTGTGCAATTTTTCTGTCAGCTTACTGACAAGATATTTTCCAATAACTCTGATGCTAGTCAATTCTTAGAGGGCGTTTGTATTGCCTCTATCGGGCCTCAAACCTCTAAAACCTGTCATGCTTTATTCGGGCGTGTAGATGTAGAAGCCCAAGAATATACTTTAGATGGTTTAACCCAAGCACTAATAACATGGGCAACCAATTCTTAA